One Roseibium sp. HPY-6 genomic region harbors:
- the repC gene encoding plasmid replication protein RepC — MPTVSNVSSFRKITPGILASQRLAMSNDIPDVGKSEVAIALKRAAQPLALSSTAYHVLDILLGLSKSEDWKGAARPIVAISNEKLASYVGRSERTVIRAIKQLVEAQVLAYRDSSTGRRWVHRNGRGDITFAYGLDFTPARIRYHEIKRMADEWQAELNARREAKRTVARVSRAIIDILNVTSDLSLSDFQCQMDVIFAGEGDIQEKAVALQDLYDLLLEDVAAAQAAENRAKTNKKSGEHDKSVTPISNTSSLDSYLNNRTSANADEVDLKSNDAYSVEIAPEKEQAEPEGGKTASKHPKNPSNGADFRPQALLDAVSISLLESASKTVQSDFGLSLANWPELMSAAEVMRVGIGLSEAAYAEACGRLGRQAAAAILTMVTEKALRDPEKISSPGGYFRACCDRAAEGKLALAKSLFGLAAK; from the coding sequence ATGCCTACTGTTTCGAACGTTTCTTCCTTCCGGAAGATAACGCCTGGGATCCTTGCATCTCAACGCCTGGCTATGTCAAACGACATTCCAGACGTCGGAAAGTCAGAAGTCGCAATTGCTCTCAAAAGAGCTGCTCAACCGCTGGCACTCAGTTCAACAGCATATCATGTGCTCGACATTCTGCTCGGGCTGTCGAAGTCAGAAGACTGGAAGGGCGCAGCCCGACCGATCGTCGCGATCTCCAACGAAAAGCTGGCGTCTTATGTCGGCCGGAGCGAGCGCACTGTGATCCGCGCCATCAAGCAGCTCGTTGAAGCGCAGGTGCTCGCCTACAGAGATAGTTCTACAGGTCGTCGTTGGGTGCATCGGAACGGAAGAGGCGATATTACTTTTGCTTACGGTCTCGATTTTACGCCGGCACGCATTCGTTATCATGAAATCAAGCGGATGGCAGATGAATGGCAGGCTGAACTAAATGCCAGACGGGAAGCGAAACGCACAGTTGCCAGGGTTTCTCGAGCGATAATCGATATCCTAAATGTCACGTCCGATCTGTCTCTTTCGGATTTTCAATGCCAGATGGACGTAATCTTTGCAGGGGAGGGGGATATCCAGGAGAAGGCTGTCGCGCTGCAGGACTTGTACGATTTATTGCTTGAAGATGTTGCCGCGGCTCAGGCAGCCGAAAACCGAGCAAAAACAAATAAAAAGTCAGGCGAGCATGACAAAAGTGTCACCCCTATATCTAATACAAGCTCACTTGACTCTTACTTAAATAATCGGACATCCGCTAACGCGGATGAAGTTGACTTAAAATCTAACGACGCCTACAGCGTCGAAATAGCTCCTGAAAAGGAGCAAGCGGAGCCGGAAGGGGGTAAAACAGCCTCCAAACACCCGAAGAACCCCTCTAATGGAGCGGATTTCCGACCGCAAGCACTTCTGGACGCAGTTTCGATCTCCTTATTGGAAAGCGCGTCCAAGACCGTTCAAAGCGATTTTGGGCTCTCGTTGGCTAACTGGCCGGAATTGATGTCAGCGGCGGAGGTCATGCGCGTTGGGATAGGCCTCAGCGAAGCTGCCTACGCTGAGGCTTGCGGCCGGCTAGGAAGGCAGGCGGCTGCCGCCATTCTGACAATGGTAACTGAAAAGGCCCTGCGCGATCCGGAAAAAATTAGTTCACCAGGCGGATACTTCCGCGCGTGTTGCGATCGGGCTGCGGAAGGAAAACTCGCGTTGGCGAAGTCGCTGTTTGGACTGGCCGCGAAGTAA